One Dermacentor andersoni chromosome 6, qqDerAnde1_hic_scaffold, whole genome shotgun sequence genomic window carries:
- the vvl gene encoding POU domain, class 3, transcription factor 2 — translation MAAASNPYIGTSAVSSLTSVHLPPSQAMQVAASQPTAGYGREPPEMKYMPPQPHHQGGPNGLSSHHHHQWVSLQTDASMWSMGPGGMADIKPAQAAELGHHHPLSGGHHARAATAQHMGSWHPAVSPHMGAMGGMHPQHHQHHHHPYGGMNGMLGGAAHPAMREVPHADQVPPHPHMHGQHDPRALDHHHHRHPSESGEEEAPSSDDLEQFAKQFKQRRIKLGFTQADVGLALGTLYGNVFSQTTICRFEALQLSFKNMCKLKPLLAKWLEEADSTTGSPTSIDKIAAQGRKRKKRTSIEVSVKGALESHFHKQPKPSAQEIASLADSLQLEKEVVRVWFCNRRQKEKRMTPPINQPQAGAPGGPPTPDMMMCHGGSPGDMHHHSPPAMMQSPPPPPPPPHSALHPGQSLAAH, via the coding sequence ATGGCAGCAGCGTCGAACCCGTACATCGGCACGTCGGCAGTGTCCAGCCTGACGTCGGTGCACCTGCCGCCGAGCCAGGCCATGCAGGTGGCGGCATCGCAGCCGACGGCGGGCTACGGCCGCGAGCCGCCGGAGATGAAGTACATGCCGCCGCAGCCGCACCACCAGGGAGGACCCAACGGCCTGTCgagtcaccaccaccaccagtggGTGTCGTTGCAGACGGACGCCTCCATGTGGTCCATGGGGCCCGGCGGCATGGCCGACATCAAGCCCGCTCAGGCGGCCGAGCTGGGCCACCACCACCCCTTAAGCGGGGGCCACCATGCGCGCGCGGCCACCGCGCAGCACATGGGCTCGTGGCACCCCGCGGTGTCGCCGCACATGGGAGCCATGGGCGGCATGCACCCGCAGcaccaccaacaccaccaccacccgtACGGCGGCATGAACGGCATGCTGGGCGGCGCGGCCCACCCGGCCATGCGAGAAGTCCCTCACGCCGACCAGGTGCCCCCCCACCCGCACATGCACGGGCAGCACGACCCGCGCGCGctggaccaccaccaccaccggcacCCCAGCGAAAGCGGCGAGGAGGAGGCGCCTAGTTCGGACGATCTGGAACAGTTCGCCAAGCAGTTCAAGCAGCGTCGCATCAAGCTCGGCTTCACGCAAGCCGACGTCGGGCTCGCGCTCGGCACGCTGTACGGGAACGTCTTCAGCCAGACTACCATCTGCCGGTTCGAGGCTCTGCAGCTGAGCTTCAAGAACATGTGTAAGCTCAAGCCGCTGCTAGCCAAGTGGCTCGAGGAGGCCGATTCGACCACAGGTTCGCCTACGTCCATCGACAAGATCGCCGCCCAGGGACGCAAGCGCAAGAAGCGCACCAGCATCGAGGTGTCGGTGAAGGGCGCCCTCGAGTCGCACTTCCACAAGCAGCCCAAGCCGTCCGCCCAGGAGATCGCCTCCCTGGCCGACAGCCTGCAGTTGGAGAAGGAAGTGGTCCGCGTCTGGTTCTGCAACCGGCGGCAGAAGGAGAAGCGGATGACGCCGCCCATCAACCAGCCGCAGGCTGGGGCACCCGGCGGACCCCCGACGCCGGACATGATGATGTGCCACGGTGGATCGCCCGGAGACATGCACCACCACTCCCCGCCGGCCATGATGCagtcgccgccgccaccgcccccTCCTCCACACTCGGCACTTCACCCGGGTCAGTCGCTGGCGGCCCACTGA